One Gambusia affinis linkage group LG15, SWU_Gaff_1.0, whole genome shotgun sequence genomic window carries:
- the LOC122845116 gene encoding olfactory receptor 51E2-like isoform X2 produces MLFMKISASLRSFIKWCLIFRAVQLCMENLTFTPLRQPIVFELEGFDVPPGHGPLLFFLALFAYMVVLLGNGVVICVIVTDRSLHRPMFVMICHLVVCDLLGATAVFPSLMMHFLTGQKKIGYLPAIAQGFCVHTYGVAMHTILVVMAIDRYVAVCEPLSRIIQHVYCSNKSMMNLACAPPLISNIYGLAMTWFVSTGTFIIISYFYVRILRAALKQGRTDSSIRTKAFQTCASHLVVYVFYELATLIIVVNYRFPSSSQNINKVLGILFIMVPPAINPIIYGLVSKELRSSIAKRFSTRTAHKN; encoded by the exons ATGCTTTTCATGAAGATTTCAGCATCTCTAAGATCTTTCATTAAGTGGTGTTTAATTTTCAG AGCTGTCCAGCTGTGCATGGAGAACCTAACATTCACTCCTCTCAGGCAGCCGATTGTGTTTGAACTGGAGGGCTTCGACGTTCCACCAGGACATGGTCCGCTCCTCTTCTTCCTGGCCCTGTTTGCCTACATGGTGGTGCTGCTGGGGAACGGTGTGGTGATCTGTGTCATCGTGACGGACCGCAGCCTGCACAGACCCATGTTTGTGATGATCTGCCACCTGGTGGTCTGTGACCTGCTGGGCGCCACGGCGGTGTTTCCCAGCCTCATGATGCACTTCTTGACGGGGCAGAAGAAGATCGGCTACCTCCCAGCTATTGCTCAGGGTTTCTGTGTTCACACATACGGAGTTGCAATGCACACTATCCTGGTGGTGATGGCTATTGACAG GTACGTGGCAGTGTGTGAACCTCTCAG TCGAATCATTCAGCACGTCTACTGCAGCAATAAGTCCATGATGAATCTGGCCTGCGCTCCGCCTCTTATCAGCAACATCTACG GTTTAGCCATGACCTGGTTTGTGAGTACAGGGACGTTCATCATCATCTCCTATTTCTACGTCAGGATCCTGAGAGCTGCTCTGAAGCAGGGCAGGACCGACAGCAGCATCCGTACCAAGGCCTTCCAGACTTGTGCATCACACCTTGTGGTTTATGTCTTCTATGAATTGGCCACACTGATTATAGTCGTTAACTACAGATTTCCATCCTCCTCCCAAAACATCAATAAGGTTCTCGGCATCCTGTTCATCATGGTCCCTCCGGCCATCAACCCCATCATCTACGGGCTGGTCAGTAAGGAGCTGCGCTCCAGCATCGCCAAGCGGTTTTCCACCAGAACCGCTCACAAGAACTGa
- the LOC122845118 gene encoding vicilin-like seed storage protein At2g18540, which produces MSGFEIDSLTKYQIRRMSRDELVVLLMDWLERLKGRSASLIKEHKLQEELEKAQEQIGLQNEKIISLTKELNVSLKKSKDLEYQTVPKLKQEIENWTSHKNKLSSEVQSYQHKVKDLQASVRNLERKTKQQEEKLEEQRQMCQVTESIVKREQHASEVERLKAELSRKANDIGIKNIEIKKERERSRLLEAKVKTLEKTLTEAQKENKDLIKKLSKTPMEEAIEKTRIAFEARIDFDTLAKEKQKSRALQECLTRKDRELHKLQQEQTKKRSTFSDLTKEAQDIIKILEQRAHTTANCRRETQTRTMQETEPKDLGEPSHNKMAEESAFMSLR; this is translated from the exons ATGTCGGGATTTGAAATCGATTCGCTAACTAAATACCAAATAAGACGAATGAGCAGAGACGAGTTAGTTGTGCTGCTTATGGATTGGTTGGAGAGATTGAAAGGAAGATCTGCTTCACTGATTAAGGAGCACAAATTGCAGGAGGAGTTGGAAAAAGCTCAAGAACAAATTGggcttcaaaatgaaaaaattatttctcttacAAAAGAGTTAAACGTCTCCCTGAAGAAGAGCAAAGACTTGGAGTACCAGACGGTcccaaaactaaaacaagaaattgaGAACTGGACGTCCCACAAGAATAAATTGTCATCTGAGGTGCAGAGTTACCAACATAAAGTGAAAGATCTTCAAGCCTCCGTCAGAaacctggaaagaaaaactaaacagcaagaagaaaagTTGGAAGAACAGAGACAAATGTGTCAAGTCACAGAATCGATAGTGAAGCGAGAACAACATGCAAGTGAGGTGGAGAGACTTAAAGCTGAGTTGTCCAGAAAGGCAAATGATATTGGAATAAAGaatattgaaataaagaaagaaagagagagatccAGATTACTTGAGGCCAAAGTAAAAACTCTGGAAAAGACTTTGACTGAGgcacagaaggaaaataaagaccTCATTAAGAAACTGTCCAAAACTCCCATGGAGGAAGCAATAGAAAAAACCAGGATAGCTTTTGAAGCAAGAATTGATTTTGACACCCTggccaaagaaaaacaaaaaagcagagcATTACAGGAATGTCTCACCAGGAAAGACCGGGAACTACATAAACTACAGCAGGAGCAAACTAAGAAACGCTCCACGTTCTCAGATCTGACAAAAGAGGCTCAGGATATCATAAAAATCCTTGAACAAAGAGCACACACAACTGCAAACTGTCGAAGAGAAACACAGACAAGAACCATGCAGGAGACGGAACCCAAGGATCTGGGGGAACCGTCCCACAATAAAATGGCCGag GAAAGTGCTTTCATGTCTTTAAGGTGA
- the LOC122845117 gene encoding olfactory receptor 1020-like has protein sequence MMETFSFDTDTHGHKDWRIIVNNKSEQGYVYNSFTLQLESLNVSGGSRYVAFVSILLSYVFIIVANVGVAVLVCVDRSLHQPMYLLFCSLTANDVFGNSVVLPRVLLDVMRPPADRLIGYYECVLQAFISHMFSTTCHTVLMAMAFDRYVAIGNPLRYSAIMTNRMVTQLTAASWGAALVLVGILLGLTVRLSRCRTFMRSLYCNNASLFLLSCEDVFINNMYGLTFTGVLFTASIGSMVVTYTKITVVCLTSKSATLNRKALKTCATHLLVYLILAVSGIIIIILQRFPDYAEEKKIAAVLFHIVPGALNPVIYGMQSKEIKKYFSRMFHTNKVLMSP, from the exons ATGATGGAAACCTTCAGCTtcgacacagacacacacggtCACAAAGACTGGAGGATCATCGTGAACAAcaa GTCGGAGCAGGGCTACGTCTACAACAGCTTCACGCTGCAGCTGGAGAGTCTAAACGTCTCCGGTGGATCCAGATATGTTGCGTTCGTCTCCATTCTTCTCTCCTATGTGTTTATCATTGTTGCAAACGTCGGGGTTGCCGTCCTGGTGTGTGTAGATAGGAGCCTGCACCAGCCCATGTACCTCCTGTTCTGTAGCTTGACGGCCAACGACGTTTTCGGGAACTCAGTCGTGCTGCCCCGCGTGCTGCTGGACGTCATGCGGCCGCCCGCGGACCGCCTCATCGGTTACTACGAGTGCGTCCTCCAGGCCTTCATCAGCCACATGTTCAGCACCACCTGCCACACGGTGCTGATGGCCATGGCCTTCGACAGGTACGTGGCCATCGGCAACCCTCTGCGCTACTCTGCCATAATGACCAACAGGATGGTGACGCAGCTGACGGCTGCTTCCTGGGGAGCGGCGCTGGTTCTGGTCGGGATCCTTCTGGGCCTGACGGTGCGGCTGAGCCGCTGCAGAACTTTCATGAGAAGCCTGTACTGTAACAACGCCTCGCTGTTTCTGCTCTCGTGCGAGGATGTTTTCATCAACAACATGTACGGCCTGACCTTCACCGGGGTGCTGTTCACCGCTTCCATCGGCAGCATGGTGGTGACTTACACCAAGATCACCGTCGTCTGTCTGACCAGCAAGAGCGCAACTCTGAACAGGAAAGCACTGAAGACCTGCGCCACGCACCTGCTGGTGTATCTGATCCTGGCCGTCAGTGGAATAATCATCATTATTCTGCAGCGCTTCCCTGACTACGCAGAGGAAAAGAAGATCGCAGCCGTTTTGTTTCACATTGTTCCCGGTGCCTTGAATCCCGTCATTTATGGCATGCAGTCCAAAGagattaagaaatatttttctaggATGTTTCACACCAATAAAGTCTTGATGTCACCTTAA
- the LOC122845121 gene encoding olfactory receptor 2K2-like, which produces MENLTFTPLRQPIVFELEGFDVPPGHGPLLFFLALFAYMVVLLGNGVVICVIVTDRSLHRPMFVMICHLVVCDLLGATAVFPSLMMHFLTGQKKISYLPAIAQGFCVHTYGAAVQTILGVMAIDRYVAVCEPLRYHSIMTSARLHSCCAVSWIAALLLIAVLFSFHMNVPLCGHLVQHVYCSNRGILNLACIPTPANNIYGLAMTWSLSTGVFVIIAFSYIRILSASFKRRRTDSSVHWKALQTCVPHLVVYVLYQIASVIVIVSLRFPSVSQNIRKFFSILIIIVPPALNPIIYGLVSKDLRSGITKLFSMQVMRVCHKQ; this is translated from the exons ATGGAGAACCTAACATTCACTCCTCTCAGGCAGCCGATTGTGTTTGAACTGGAGGGCTTCGACGTTCCACCAGGACATGGTCCGCTCCTCTTCTTCCTGGCCCTGTTTGCCTACATGGTGGTGCTGCTGGGGAACGGTGTGGTGATCTGTGTCATCGTGACGGACCGCAGCCTGCACAGACCCATGTTTGTGATGATCTGCCACCTGGTGGTCTGTGACCTGCTGGGCGCCACGGCGGTGTTTCCCAGCCTCATGATGCACTTCTTGACGGGGCAGAAGAAGATCAGCTACCTCCCAGCTATTGCTCAGGGTTTCTGTGTTCACACATACGGAGCTGCAGTGCAGACCATTCTGGGAGTGATGGCTATTGACAG GTACGTGGCAGTGTGTGAACCTCTCAGGTATCACTCCATCATGACTTCGGCTCGGCTGCACAGCTGCTGCGCTGTGTCCTGGATCGCTGCTCTGCTGCTCATCGCTGTGCTCTTCTCCTTCCACATGAACGTCCCGCTGTGCGGCCATCTGGTCCAACATGTCTACTGCAGCAACCGGGGCATCCTGAACCTGGCCTGCATTCCCACGCCTGCCAACAACATCTACG GTCTGGCCATGACCTGGTCTTTGAGCACCGGGGTGTTTGTCATCATCGCTTTTTCCTACATCAGAATCCTGAGTGCCTCCTTCAAACGGCGGCGTACCGACAGCAGTGTTCATTGGAAGGCCTTACAGACGTGTGTGCCTCATCTCGTCGTGTATGTCCTCTATCAGATCGCCTCAGTTATCGTCATTGTCAGTCTCAGGTTTCCCTCTGTCTCCCAGAACATCAGGAAGTTCTTTagcatcctcatcatcatcgtTCCACCAGCTCTCAACCCCATCATCTACGGACTGGTCAGCAAAGACTTACGATCCGGCATTACGAAGCTTTTCTCCATGCAAGTCATGAGAGTGTGTCACAAGCAGTga
- the LOC122845109 gene encoding olfactory receptor 52K1-like, which translates to MENTTLVPDLLLLEGLKVTPYSSVPAFVLLLLIYVFVMLANVGLVTMISLQRSLHQPMFLLFCNMGANDVLGASTIIPPVLSAVFTPTAQRYIRYSSCVLQAFFGHFHASVVHTVLMIMAFDRYVAVCKPLHYAAIMTSRMVVKLSVSAWAVCLVLVVVLVGLSVRLSRCRAVVLNPFCDNPSLFKLSCESTLANDVYGLAYTVVLLGSSLGSITLTYLRIAVACLTSRSKTNSARALQTCSTHLVLYLITFLSGALIIVLHRFPSLSDQRKMASILFHVVPPAMNAIIYGLQIKAVRQRIFILFTKNTTSNMKG; encoded by the coding sequence tcctcatctATGTCTTTGTGATGCTGGCCAACGTCGGCCTGGTGACCATGATCTCCCTGCAGAGGAGCCTCCACCAGCCCATGTTCCTGCTGTTCTGCAACATGGGCGCCAACGATGTGCTTGGCGCCTCCACCATCATCCCCCCGGTGCTGAGCGCCGTCTTCACGCCGACCGCGCAGAGGTACATCCGCTACAGCAGCTGCGTCCTGCAGGCTTTCTTCGGCCACTTCCACGCCAGCGTCGTCCACACCGTTCTCATGATCATGGCCTTCGACCGCTACGTGGCCGTCTGCAAGCCGCTGCACTACGCCGCCATCATGACCAGCCGGATGGTGGTGAAGCTGTCCGTGTCCGCCTGGGCGGTGTGCTTGGTGCtggtggtggtgctggtggGGCTCAGCGTCCGCCTGTCCCGCTGCCGGGCGGTCGTACTCAACCCGTTCTGCGACAACCCCTCGCTGTTCAAGCTGTCCTGCGAGAGCACCCTGGCCAACGACGTCTACGGCCTGGCCTACACCGTGGTCCTGCTGGGCTCGTCGCTCGGCAGCATCACGCTCACCTACCTGCGGATCGCCGTGGCGTGCCTAACCAGCCGCAGCAAGACAAACAGCGCCAGGGCGCTGCAGACATGCAGCACTCACCTCGTCCTCTACCTCATCACCTTCCTGTCGGGAGCCCTCATCATCGTTCTTCATCGATTCCCTAGCTTATCGGACCAAAGGAAGATGGCCTCCATCCTGTTCCACGTTGTTCCTCCGGCGATGAACGCCATCATCTACGGACTGCAGATCAAAGCTGTCCGCCAGAGGATTTTCATCCTGTTTACCAAGAATACAACTTCAAATATGAAGGGATAA
- the LOC122845116 gene encoding olfactory receptor 51E2-like isoform X3: MLFMKISASLRSFIKWCLIFRAVQLCMENLTFTPLRQPIVFELEGFDVPPGHGPLLFFLALFAYMVVLLGNGVVICVIVTDRSLHRPMFVMICHLVVCDLLGATAVFPSLMMHFLTGQKKIGYLPAIAQGFCVHTYGVAMHTILVVMAIDSRIIQHVYCSNKSMMNLACAPPLISNIYGLAMTWFVSTGTFIIISYFYVRILRAALKQGRTDSSIRTKAFQTCASHLVVYVFYELATLIIVVNYRFPSSSQNINKVLGILFIMVPPAINPIIYGLVSKELRSSIAKRFSTRTAHKN; encoded by the exons ATGCTTTTCATGAAGATTTCAGCATCTCTAAGATCTTTCATTAAGTGGTGTTTAATTTTCAG AGCTGTCCAGCTGTGCATGGAGAACCTAACATTCACTCCTCTCAGGCAGCCGATTGTGTTTGAACTGGAGGGCTTCGACGTTCCACCAGGACATGGTCCGCTCCTCTTCTTCCTGGCCCTGTTTGCCTACATGGTGGTGCTGCTGGGGAACGGTGTGGTGATCTGTGTCATCGTGACGGACCGCAGCCTGCACAGACCCATGTTTGTGATGATCTGCCACCTGGTGGTCTGTGACCTGCTGGGCGCCACGGCGGTGTTTCCCAGCCTCATGATGCACTTCTTGACGGGGCAGAAGAAGATCGGCTACCTCCCAGCTATTGCTCAGGGTTTCTGTGTTCACACATACGGAGTTGCAATGCACACTATCCTGGTGGTGATGGCTATTGACAG TCGAATCATTCAGCACGTCTACTGCAGCAATAAGTCCATGATGAATCTGGCCTGCGCTCCGCCTCTTATCAGCAACATCTACG GTTTAGCCATGACCTGGTTTGTGAGTACAGGGACGTTCATCATCATCTCCTATTTCTACGTCAGGATCCTGAGAGCTGCTCTGAAGCAGGGCAGGACCGACAGCAGCATCCGTACCAAGGCCTTCCAGACTTGTGCATCACACCTTGTGGTTTATGTCTTCTATGAATTGGCCACACTGATTATAGTCGTTAACTACAGATTTCCATCCTCCTCCCAAAACATCAATAAGGTTCTCGGCATCCTGTTCATCATGGTCCCTCCGGCCATCAACCCCATCATCTACGGGCTGGTCAGTAAGGAGCTGCGCTCCAGCATCGCCAAGCGGTTTTCCACCAGAACCGCTCACAAGAACTGa
- the LOC122845110 gene encoding GTPase IMAP family member 8-like — MTERTLLLQNEESAGAAAAGTKNQEPVEPVLRMVLLGKTGVGKSATGNTILGKREFKSLPSSSSVTLKNEKKSGDFEGQLVEVVDTQGFFNTEGEPLKEMTEIIKSISLSDPGPHVFLVVIQPSRFTKEDEETVRMIRNLFGEESLRYTMVLFTHGDDLKDEDLSIDDIIKNNKTLRDIVTRCGGGYHVFSNRNKDPSQVRDLLEKINRMVHNNGGNYTKKMLEEAQRIKGEELRIVLVGKTGAGKSAAGNTLLRDKIFKSCINSSAVTEECQKETRVFNGQMLTVVDTPGLFDTSQNQQQVKEEILKCISIAAPGPHVFLLVIQPNRFTEEEQNTVKIIQEILGEGSQHYSMVLFTHGDDLEEEVLSIDDHIKTKDPLRDIIGQCGGRYHIFNNRNKDSSQAQELLVKIKRMVQNNEGNCYTKEMLEKGLRIRREELRIVLVGKTGAGKSAAGNTLLREKIFKSCLSFSAVTTECQKETRVLNNQMLSVVDTPGLFDTFKSQQQVKAEIAKCVSFIAPGPHVFLVVIQPNRFTEEEQNTVKIIQEVFGADSKNYTLVLFTHGDDLEEDKVSIKKIIDGNKDLKNFIDQCGKRYHVFNNKAKDPDQKDPDQVKELLKKIDKMVKKNGGKEKYYTNEMLQTAEEAIKEEMEKLQKENPNMSLDEVRRKAEKSNSFIHGVLASAGIVVGTTVAGIITEVGIAAALGAALGPIGIGVGVGVGLVVAVTGAVVKKKLCKVQ, encoded by the exons ATGACTGAAAGAACTCTTCTCCTCC AGAATGAGGAGAgtgctggagcagctgcagcaggaacaaAGAATCAAG AACCAGTGGAACCAGTTCTCAGGATGGTTCTTCTGGGAAAAACTGGAGTTGGAAAAAGTGCAACAGGAAATACAATCTTAGGAAAAAGAGAATTTAAATCTTTGCCCTCATCTTCATCAGTGACactgaaaaatgagaaaaaatcaGGAGATTTCGAAGGCCAACTTGTGGAAGTGGTAGATACTCAAGGTTTCTTTAACACTGAAGGTGAGCCACTAAAGGAGATGACTGAGATCATTAAAAGCATCTCTCTGTCTGATCCGGGTCCTCATGTGTTCCTGGTGGTGATCCAGCCAAGCAGATTTACgaaagaagatgaagaaacagTCAGAATGATCCGTAATCTTTTTGGAGAAGAATCACTCCGTTACACCATGGTGCTGTTCACTCATGGAGACGATCTGAAGGATGAAGATCTCTCCATTGACgacattattaaaaacaacaagactCTCCGTGACATCGTCACTCGGTGTGGAGGAGGATATCACGTCTTCAGCAACAGAAACAAGGATCCATCTCAGGTCAGAGATCTGCTGGAGAAGATCAACAGGATGGTTCACAACAATGGAGGAAACTACACCAAAAAGATGCTGGAAGAAGCTCAGAGAATAAAAGGAGAGGAACTCAGGATTGTCCTAGTGGGGAAAACTGGAGCTGGGAAAAGTGCAGCAGGAAATACTCTACTaagagataaaatatttaaatcttgtATTAACTCCTCAGCAGTTACAGAAGAATGTCAAAAAGAAACACGAGTGTTCAATGGTCAAATGTTAACTGTAGTTGATACTCCAGGTCTGTTTGATACTTCTCAGAATCAACAGCAGGTGAAAGAAGAAATCCTCAAATGCATCTCAATTGCTGCTCCTGGTcctcatgttttcctgctggtgATCCAGCCAAACAGAttcacagaagaagaacaaaacacGGTGAAAATCATCCAGGAGATTTTGGGAGAAGGATCACAGCATTACAGCATGGTGCTGTTCACTCATGGAGACGATCTGGAGGAGGAAGTCCTGTCCATTGACGACCATATTAAAACCAAAGACCCTCTCCGTGACATCATAGGTCAATGTGGAGGAAGATATCACATcttcaacaacagaaacaagGATTCATCTCAGGCACAAGAGCTGCTGGTTAAAATCAAGAGGATGGTTCAAAACAATGAAGGAAACTGTTACACCAAAGAGATGCTGGAAAAAGGCCTAAGAATTAGAAGAGAGGAACTCAGGATTGTCCTAGTGGGGAAAACTGGAGCTGGGAAAAGTGCAGCAGGAAATACTCTACtaagagagaaaatatttaaatcttgtCTTAGCTTCTCAGCAGTTACAACAGAGTGTCAAAAAGAAACACGAGTGCTAAACAATCAAATGCTGAGTGTGGTTGATACTCCAGGTCTGTTTGATACTTTTAAAAGTCAACAGCAGGTGAAAGCAGAAATTGCTAAATGCGTCTCATTTATTGCTCCTGGTCCTCATGTTTTCCTGGTGGTGATCCAGCCAAACAGAttcacagaagaagaacaaaacacGGTGAAAATCATCCAGGAGGTTTTTGGAGCGGATTCCAAAAATTACACTCTGGTTTTATTCACTCATGGAGACGATCTGGAGGAGGACAAAGTCtccatcaaaaaaataattgatggCAACAAAGACCTGAAGAATTTCATTGATCAATGTGGTAAAAGATACCATGTGTTCAACAACAAAGCTAAAGATCCAGATCAGAAAGATCCAGATCAGGTCAAAGAGCTTCTCAAAAAGATTGATAAGATGGTtaagaaaaatggaggaaaggaaaaatattACACCAACGAGATGCTGCAAACAGCAGAGGAAGCCATAAAGGAAGAGatggaaaaactgcagaagGAAAATCCAAACATGAGTCTTGATGAAGTCAGAAGAAAAGCTGAGAAGAGCAACAGCTTCATCCATGGAGTTTTGGCTTCTGCTGGAATTGTTGTAGGAACAACTGTTGCTGGGATCATCACTGAAGTTGGTATTGCTGCTGCTCTTGGAGCTGCGTTAGGTCCAATAGGAATTGGTGTAGGGGTTGGTGTGGGGTTGGTGGTTGCAGTTACGGGAGCTGTAGTGAAGAAGAAGTTATGTAAAGTTCAGTGA
- the LOC122845290 gene encoding olfactory receptor 2K2-like, producing MENLTFTPLRQPIVFELEGFDVPPGHGPLLFFLALFAYMVVLLGNGVVICVIVTDRSLHRPMFVMICHLVVCDLLGATAVFPSLMMHFLTGQKKIGYLPAIAQGFCVHTYGVAVQTILGVMAIDRYVAVCEPLRYHSIMTSARLHSCCAVAWIVALLLIAVLFSFHMNVPLCGHLVQHVYCSNRGILNLACTPTPMSDIYGLAMTWFVSTGMFIIIAFSYIGILRAALKQGRTDSSIRTKAFQTCASHLVVYVFYEIASLIIIISYRFPDTSKNMKKFLSILFIMVPPAINPIIYGLVSKELRSSIVKRFSTRTAHKN from the exons ATGGAGAACCTAACATTCACTCCTCTCAGGCAGCCGATTGTGTTTGAACTGGAGGGCTTCGACGTTCCACCAGGACATGGTCCGCTCCTCTTCTTCCTGGCCCTGTTTGCCTACATGGTGGTGCTGCTGGGGAACGGTGTGGTGATCTGTGTCATCGTGACGGACCGCAGCCTGCACAGACCCATGTTTGTGATGATCTGCCACCTGGTGGTCTGTGACCTGCTGGGCGCCACGGCGGTGTTTCCCAGCCTCATGATGCACTTCTTGACGGGGCAGAAGAAGATCGGCTACCTCCCAGCTATTGCTCAGGGTTTCTGTGTTCACACATACGGAGTTGCAGTGCAGACCATTCTGGGAGTGATGGCTATTGACAG GTACGTGGCAGTGTGTGAACCTCTCAGGTATCACTCCATCATGACTTCGGCTCGGCTGCACAGCTGCTGCGCTGTGGCCTGGATCGTTGCTCTGCTGCTCATCGCTGTGCTCTTCTCCTTCCACATGAACGTCCCGCTGTGCGGCCATCTGGTCCAACATGTCTACTGCAGCAACCGGGGCATCCTGAACCTGGCCTGCACACCCACTCCCATGAGTGACATCTATG gTTTAGCCATGACCTGGTTTGTGAGTACCGGGATGTTCATCATCATCGCGTTTTCCTACATCGGGATCCTGAGAGCTGCTCTGAAGCAGGGCAGGACCGACAGCAGCATCCGAACCAAGGCCTTCCAGACTTGTGCGTCACACCTGGtggtttatgtgttttatgaaaTAGCTTCGCTGATTATCATCATTAGCTACAGATTTCCAGACACcagtaaaaacatgaagaagttTCTTAGCATCCTGTTCATCATGGTCCCTCCGGCCATCAACCCCATCATCTACGGGCTGGTCAGTAAGGAGCTGCGCTCCAGCATCGTCAAGCGGTTTTCCACCAGAACCGCTCACAAGAACTGA
- the LOC122845116 gene encoding olfactory receptor 2K2-like isoform X1: MLFMKISASLRSFIKWCLIFRAVQLCMENLTFTPLRQPIVFELEGFDVPPGHGPLLFFLALFAYMVVLLGNGVVICVIVTDRSLHRPMFVMICHLVVCDLLGATAVFPSLMMHFLTGQKKIGYLPAIAQGFCVHTYGVAMHTILVVMAIDRYVAVCEPLRYHSIMTSARLHSCCSVAWIVALLLIAVLFSFHINLPYCSRIIQHVYCSNKSMMNLACAPPLISNIYGLAMTWFVSTGTFIIISYFYVRILRAALKQGRTDSSIRTKAFQTCASHLVVYVFYELATLIIVVNYRFPSSSQNINKVLGILFIMVPPAINPIIYGLVSKELRSSIAKRFSTRTAHKN, from the exons ATGCTTTTCATGAAGATTTCAGCATCTCTAAGATCTTTCATTAAGTGGTGTTTAATTTTCAG AGCTGTCCAGCTGTGCATGGAGAACCTAACATTCACTCCTCTCAGGCAGCCGATTGTGTTTGAACTGGAGGGCTTCGACGTTCCACCAGGACATGGTCCGCTCCTCTTCTTCCTGGCCCTGTTTGCCTACATGGTGGTGCTGCTGGGGAACGGTGTGGTGATCTGTGTCATCGTGACGGACCGCAGCCTGCACAGACCCATGTTTGTGATGATCTGCCACCTGGTGGTCTGTGACCTGCTGGGCGCCACGGCGGTGTTTCCCAGCCTCATGATGCACTTCTTGACGGGGCAGAAGAAGATCGGCTACCTCCCAGCTATTGCTCAGGGTTTCTGTGTTCACACATACGGAGTTGCAATGCACACTATCCTGGTGGTGATGGCTATTGACAG GTACGTGGCAGTGTGTGAACCTCTCAGGTATCACTCCATCATGACTTCGGCTCGGCTgcacagctgctgctctgtggcCTGGATCGTTGCTCTGCTGCTCATCGCTGTGCTCTTCTCCTTCCACATAAATCTCCCTTACTGCAGTCGAATCATTCAGCACGTCTACTGCAGCAATAAGTCCATGATGAATCTGGCCTGCGCTCCGCCTCTTATCAGCAACATCTACG GTTTAGCCATGACCTGGTTTGTGAGTACAGGGACGTTCATCATCATCTCCTATTTCTACGTCAGGATCCTGAGAGCTGCTCTGAAGCAGGGCAGGACCGACAGCAGCATCCGTACCAAGGCCTTCCAGACTTGTGCATCACACCTTGTGGTTTATGTCTTCTATGAATTGGCCACACTGATTATAGTCGTTAACTACAGATTTCCATCCTCCTCCCAAAACATCAATAAGGTTCTCGGCATCCTGTTCATCATGGTCCCTCCGGCCATCAACCCCATCATCTACGGGCTGGTCAGTAAGGAGCTGCGCTCCAGCATCGCCAAGCGGTTTTCCACCAGAACCGCTCACAAGAACTGa